In the genome of Aureimonas sp. OT7, one region contains:
- a CDS encoding M20/M25/M40 family metallo-hydrolase — protein sequence MSLEQVLATIDTNLDASVERLKELLRIPSISTDPAYADACRKAAEWLVADLSGLGFRVALHDTPGHPMVVAHHDGAGADAPHVLFYGHYDVQPVDPIALWDTDPFDPQVKRMDDGSSRIVGRGSADDKGQLMTFVEACRAYIGQTGSLPCRVTLFLEGEEESGSPSLLPFMDAHKAELSADVALVCDTNMWNRDTPAISTGLRGLVGEEVTIHAASMDLHSGYYGGAAANPIHVLAKILADLHDTEGRVTLPGFYDGVPELPEDIRTLWNGLDFSQAEFLGGVGLSVPAGEKGRSVLEQTWSRPTAEVNGIEGGYTGKGFKTVIPASARAKVSFRLVFDQDPAAVRSSFRSFVQQRLPADCRAEFHEHGGSGAIQLPFDSPMLEAARRALSDEWPNPAVMIGMGGSIPVVGEFKRRLGMQSLLIGFGLGDDRIHSPNEKYEMSSFHKGQRSWARVLAALSGRGV from the coding sequence ATGTCACTCGAACAGGTTCTCGCCACGATCGATACGAACCTCGATGCGTCCGTCGAGCGGCTGAAGGAACTCCTGCGCATCCCGTCCATATCGACCGATCCGGCCTATGCCGACGCATGCCGGAAGGCAGCGGAATGGCTGGTCGCCGATCTTTCCGGGCTCGGCTTTCGGGTGGCGCTTCACGATACGCCAGGCCATCCGATGGTCGTGGCGCATCACGACGGCGCCGGCGCCGATGCGCCGCACGTCCTGTTCTACGGGCATTACGACGTGCAGCCGGTAGACCCCATCGCGCTATGGGATACCGATCCCTTCGATCCGCAGGTGAAGAGGATGGACGACGGCAGCAGCCGGATCGTCGGGCGCGGATCGGCCGACGACAAGGGCCAGCTCATGACGTTCGTGGAGGCCTGCCGCGCCTATATCGGGCAAACGGGAAGCCTGCCCTGCCGGGTCACGCTGTTTCTGGAAGGGGAGGAGGAGTCCGGTTCGCCCTCGCTGCTGCCCTTCATGGACGCGCACAAGGCGGAACTGTCGGCCGATGTGGCGCTCGTCTGCGACACCAACATGTGGAACCGCGATACGCCGGCCATCTCCACCGGCTTGCGCGGACTGGTGGGCGAGGAAGTCACCATCCATGCCGCATCGATGGACCTGCATTCGGGCTATTACGGCGGCGCCGCAGCCAATCCCATCCACGTGCTCGCGAAGATCCTGGCCGATCTGCACGACACGGAAGGCCGGGTGACCCTGCCTGGCTTCTATGACGGCGTGCCGGAGCTGCCGGAGGACATCCGGACCCTCTGGAACGGGCTGGACTTTTCGCAAGCCGAATTCCTCGGCGGCGTCGGATTGTCCGTGCCGGCCGGCGAAAAAGGGCGCTCCGTGCTCGAGCAGACATGGTCGCGTCCGACCGCGGAAGTGAACGGCATCGAAGGCGGCTATACCGGAAAGGGGTTCAAGACGGTGATCCCGGCCTCGGCCCGGGCGAAGGTATCCTTCCGGCTGGTCTTCGATCAGGACCCCGCGGCCGTCCGGTCAAGCTTCCGCTCTTTCGTCCAGCAGCGCCTGCCCGCGGACTGCAGGGCGGAGTTTCATGAACATGGCGGCTCCGGCGCGATCCAGCTGCCTTTCGATTCGCCGATGCTGGAAGCGGCAAGGCGGGCCTTGAGCGACGAGTGGCCGAACCCGGCCGTCATGATCGGCATGGGCGGGTCTATCCCCGTGGTCGGCGAGTTCAAGCGCCGGCTGGGGATGCAATCCCTTCTCATCGGCTTCGGGCTGGGAGACGACCGGATCCATTCGCCCAACGAGAAGTACGAGATGTCGTCCTTCCACAAGGGGCAACGCTCCTGGGCGCGTGTTCTGGCCGCCCTGTCGGGGAGGGGCGTCTAA
- a CDS encoding YqaA family protein: protein MGSAGFVQKLTALTAHRHAEKALAGLCFAEASVIPAFPEVMLAPMIMADRRRAWRLAAICTLSSVAGGLLGYAIGMFLFELVGQPILNFYGLGTDFEALATRFNEAGWIMVLVGALSPIPYKVITITSGVTGLDLWTFVLVGLLGRGLRYFVPCALFYAFGPAATDISRRHPRKVALAAVALVVGGFAMAAFVI, encoded by the coding sequence TTGGGCTCCGCCGGATTCGTTCAGAAACTGACCGCACTGACCGCGCATCGCCACGCCGAGAAGGCGTTGGCCGGCCTGTGCTTCGCGGAAGCCTCCGTCATCCCTGCCTTTCCCGAGGTGATGCTGGCGCCGATGATCATGGCCGACCGGCGACGAGCGTGGCGGCTGGCGGCGATCTGCACGCTGTCTTCCGTCGCCGGCGGGCTGCTCGGCTATGCCATCGGCATGTTCCTGTTTGAGCTGGTCGGCCAGCCGATCCTCAATTTCTATGGGCTCGGGACGGATTTCGAGGCGCTGGCGACGCGCTTCAACGAGGCGGGATGGATCATGGTCCTGGTCGGTGCCCTGAGCCCGATCCCCTACAAGGTCATCACCATCACGAGCGGCGTCACCGGCCTCGATCTCTGGACCTTCGTCCTGGTCGGCCTTCTGGGGCGGGGCCTGCGCTATTTCGTGCCCTGCGCCCTCTTCTATGCCTTCGGGCCGGCCGCAACGGACATCAGCCGGCGGCATCCGCGCAAGGTCGCGCTGGCGGCAGTCGCCCTGGTGGTCGGCGGCTTCGCCATGGCGGCTTTCGTTATCTGA